TATCATGTTACATTGACTCTAAAATGCCATGGATTGTAAGATGTACAATTATTTTATGtactaccaaaaaagaaaaaaaaattgctcaattATAATACAATACTTTCTTAGAATCATACACATAAATGGAGCTGTTTTAAGgacatatatttataatctaGTATTCTTTTCATTCACAGaaaggtaaatataaatgaaattagtCAATTAAAGTATTCCtaaaatttcttactttttttttttccttttttggaggcagagtctcactctgttacccaggctggagtgcagtggtgtgatctcggctcactgcaacctccaccccccgggttcaatcaattctcctgcctcaccctcttgagtagatgggattacaggcacgcaccaccacgtccagctaatttttgtatttttagttgaggtggggtttcaccgtgttggccaggctgatttcgaactcctgacctcaggtgatccacccaccttggcctcccaaagtgctggagttacaggcatgagccactgtacccagccctaaAACTTCTTACGTTTTGAATGTGATTCTGCTTAATCACTTCTGACTCAGAATCACCAATGTTTGTTTCCGATAAAGCTCTCCTGTGCCAACAAGAGTACTGGTGATACAACATTTCTTAAGTTATAAACCCTTGTCTCCAGACATCATTCCAAGCTGCTGACCTCCATTCAGCAACTTTTGATGCTGTTGCTTTTTTAATTTACAGGATGCGTCAATAGAAGTTTCATCATCAACAACCAGGATCATATTCCTTCAATGAATGGTTTTTCTTGATGATGTACTGAATGAAACAGATGGGGAACATTTGTCCAACCATGGCATCGGAAAAACCAACCGTATTTGCAAATGCATAGGCAACGACCACTATGTCATGACTGCCACTTGACTGACAATATAGTAAGATGCCATCCATTGTAGTAACATACATTTAggtttcagagatgttaaaataaaaaaaaataaaaaaaaataaaaaaaaaaaggtgttttcaGGTGGTGAGGTAATGGTATGCACAGCCAATGAAGAagttaagaaaaacaataatggTTCAAAGATGAATATTTCTTTGGGATAAAAGGtatgaaacaaaaagaagataTGGCATACATGAACCTTTAGGTACCAAAAAACTTAGAATTAAAGTAATCTAAGCAAAtggtataaaataataacattatttgattaaaaatacaGTCATAGTAAGGTAATTTAATACTCCCTGTAAACAACTGATAgatcaagcaaaaaaaaagtaagagttaAAAATACGAAGAGTAAATAGTTAACAAAATTCaacttataaatacataaatacatatgtgttATATTGTATGTACCtattaatcttaaaatattaaaatacataatataaaaatatgtaattctatgtaatattatatgttcatattatgaaatacatataaataaaattgtatatttacatatgtctAAATTTATACCTGGAGATCAGTGTTAACTTTTCTTAGGTTTGCATGGAAAACTTATTTTTAGTGCACAaagtcacaaaggaaatatcaaaaAATGATCAAAGTTGATGTAAGGCCATTCCATCTAACCATAGGCAATAATAAACATAGACGATTCTAAGGTAGCCCCCAAATAATCCAACCACTGGGGAATTTAGGAATAATATATATAATccacattttaaaggaaaataataaccaaaacagatTGAAGTTGAAATAAAGACAACGAAAACACTGTATCAACATTATAGGATGTGTCctgatatctctttgagatcctgattttaattctttGGGATGTCTAATGAGAAGtgagatttctgggtcatatggtagttctacttttaattttttgaggaacctttatactgttttctatagtgacTGCACTATTTCAAATTTCTACCCAAAGTGTACGAgcgttccagtttctccatatcctcgcAAACACATTGGTTTTtctggtaatagccattctaacagctgatatctcactgtgctttcaatttgtatttccctgattattagtaaatgctgaacatctttccatatacctgttgaccatttgtatgtcttggaaaaatgtccattcaagtcctttgcccatttttaatcagatgtttgtttgtttgtttgtttgccgtTGAGTTGTGTGacttccttacatattttggatattaacttcttatcagatacatggtttccaaatattttctttcattcataggttgccttttcactctgtggattgtttctttggctgtgcataAGTTCTTCAGTTTGACATCGTCTCACTTGTCTACTTTCACTTTTGTTCCTTgtgctttggtgtcatatccaagaaatcttgCCTAGATTCATGTTATGAAACTTTTCCCCTATGTGTTCTTCCAGGAGTTTGGGCTGTTTCTGGTCttacattaaaatctttaatttattctgcactctcatgttcattgcagcattatgtacaatagccaagttataaaaacaacctaaatgaccatttatggataaatggacaaagaaaatgtggcatatgcacacaatggaatattattcaacttttaaaaagaagaaaatccagcTATTTGGGACAATATGGAAGAACCTGGAGTATATCATGCTACGTGAAATgagtcagtcacaaaaggacaaatactgcatgattccatttacagaCAAGATATCTGAAattgtcaaattcatagaaacagagagtagaatggtggtttccagggactTGGGAAGGAGAAATGAAGGGATGCTCTTCAATGCATATAATCTTCATTTAagcaggagaaataagttctagagTTCTGTAAAAGAGTATGCCTATAGTATACTTTATTAAcaatattgtacatttaaaaatttattaggcaggtATATCTCATATTAAGccataatacaaataattataggATGTATCTCAAGGCACACTAAGAGAAAATgcaatgttttatgtatttataagaaaataaaggagaataaaaaCGAGTAGACATAAATTTCTAAAGTAGTTGAATTGCTTCTTCCAGAAAATATCCAGGCAACATCAAAGATGGCCAGATTCCTCCCCAGCCCTGAGTTTAGGTGACCAAATACCCCAGTTGGTCTGACAGCTGCTCCATACATCCCGGTTTATGTCTGCTAACCCAGTGCATTAATAGACCCCTTTCACTCTCCTAAGTGTTTTGATCATCCCATAAGTCTAGAGAAATTACCAAGACAGGGAAAGGCAGAGGAGAAACAGTTCTACTTTTTTGTAGGAACCATGAGAAATGAAAAGCTCAGGGAGCGCTATGCTGTCACCAGGAAAAAATGTAATCTCTAACATCAATGTGGTCACTCAAATGCTGAATGGAAGAAGACATCAGGATAGGATGAGGAGGTTGGGGCAATGCCTGCACGGCCCTGGAAGTCATCAGTGTGCTCAGCAAAACAGTATTTCCACATCTTCCTACAACACTTAGGGACAAGTAAAAATATAGTGGAAAGTAAACATTACAACAGGACTACACAGATGAACTATTTTTGGAATCATAATtggcaagaaataaaatttcaactaATATTCTGTAAGAAGAatacttatttcaaaataagaaaggaTTAAAAACAAGTCTTCAAAATCAATGTTCTCTAGATGAGTGGGAGCCATGTCAGTTTATGGTTTGTGAGTTCACAGGAAAAACTCTCAGAAATCCTTGCCGGAAGAGGCAGGGAGGGTTTTTCAGCTAGCTGTGCACCTGCGCTGTGCACCTGCATTGTGCACTGAAATATGGAGTGAAATTTCTATTAGTGAAGCACTATTTGTCCCACCCACCCCAGTAGTGAGGCCTGGAGAAACCCAAGTTTAGGAAGATACCACCTTCCCCAACAGTCCTACTGGTTCTTCTTAGAAACAAGAACCTTCATGTAAGCCTGCTTtacaaactataaaactccttAGAAATGCAAGGAGTCAATATTACAACCACAATATTCCATTAAAGCCATTTGATTCATAAAAGAGCCACTGAGAtgacaaaatttttatttcacaaatttaaTGCTTTTGAAGTCCAGTGATAACACTTTAGATGAAAGCTTCATAAACCACAGCAGTTCTTCACCCAAGCCAGCACCAGCATATGTAACTTCACTGAGACGTAAGCCAAGACCAGGAGCGGCGCAGCTTTCTTTTCGGTCTCTTCTTTCTGATGGAACATTTATATCTGCTTCTCCTTGTCAAAATCCAAAAGGTCTTGATACTCCATCACAGAGGAATGTATCTGAAAATCCAGAGACCTGGACTTAAAATTCAAGAGTCACCACCCTCATTTTTACTTGGAGCATTATTAGCAAGTATGTTAAGTAGagctttctttattatttttgtaatggtGCCACATTTCAGCCACCTACTCATGGTAAGGCCCTCAATTTCCCTGGACTATTTTCCACATGGCCCCAGGGAGGGGGACCAAGTCCAGCACTTAGGTCACTGCATGAATATATTGGGAGGCAGCAAGATATTCTTAGGTGGCAAGTCCAGTAACAAATTCTCTGTGCTCATTCCAGGCTAAGATTATACTAAGATTTTCTCTGCATGGAGACCAACCTCCAAACCCAACTGACCTTAAAACAGCATAGTTAACCCAAAGTCAGTAGTGTTGGCTTTCCCCAGTTCTTGGGTAAGGATGAGAGGACAGCCTCCTTCAGAGCTGACAGCAATGAACCAGCCAGGGAAGGCCACAGACTCGAAGGTGGAGTTCCTGCCACTCTGGCTATGGTAGAAGAGAAAGGACTTCACAGGCTCAGGTTGGTTGTACAAATCCATTATATCCTTTTCCTGAAGGGTGTGAAGGAGACACGAGCAAGAAACATACCGTTTGAATGTTTCACATTCTTTATACACTGATATTCCATGCCCAAGGATAGCATTCCCTACTCATTGAAGCAGCTTGGAGGCCTCTGTTTCATATTATGGGATTAAAAATCACacatcttaaattattttctgtatgttaaGATTATGGTTGAAACTCAGGCTACAAATTTCAGTGGCTCTTAATGTGAGGCTCTGAAAAATGTGTTGACATGAAAGTTTTTCAGAATGCAAAGCATTGATTGAGCCATTATATTTGTTGTTCAGAAACAGAAACTTAAAGAATATTTATGTAACAATTACtgtaaatttcaaattaaaacataGTTATTTTCTGTCAGGGTTCTGAaccctcagcactattgacattttaggcAAGATGATTCTTTGTTGTCAGGGTCTGTCCTGTATaatataggatgtttagcagcatccctgtcATCTACCCAATAAATGCAAGTATCACACTCCCATCCCAGGTTGTCACAACCAAAACATCTCCAGACATTGACAAATGTCCATGGAGCAAAATCACCCTTGGCTGAAAAACACTGTTTTATATCTTGTCATCAAATTGAGTGTCTGCCTATGCTTGTTTAGTGAAAAGGGTCAAGAGAGTTCCTGTGGTACACAGAGGCCTGCTATAACtatctttttttaataatagaaaattgtaattattaaaGTGTTTGTTACAGAGAATTATGTTTGCTCACTTAAAGTTGCAATGTATTTTTTGCCAAAAAGATGTTTTAATAAGTTCATCTACTTTGTGATAATTAACTGCTAAAATGTCCTTGCTGattttactctgtgtgtgtgtgtgttctattgAAGTTAGACATCGTCCTTGCCAAATTAATAGtatttttgcaaattaaaataataagtcaTTTCAGTAGGTTTGTTTCAAAACATCCCTGCAACTTTTCTTAGTCTTTCATAACATATACAACCCCaaggaaaccaaaaataaaaatgcatgagCATAATAAGtacattgtcttttaaaagatCCTAAAATCTAAGTTTCCATCAAATAAATGGCAGGACCTGTCTTCCACACTCACCTTCAGCTGCAGTGTGGGCTGGTCCCCGGCCTTAGCACACATCAAGCAGAGATTGAGCCCATTCAGTCCCAGGTAGATGGGGTTCCCTCTGTCTTTCTCAAGGGTCTCCACATGTCGGCATGAGATTAAGGAAATAGTGACTGGGAACGCGATGTGAAAAGTGGTGTTCAGGTGCCATTTCCAGGGTGCTATCTCTGAGCTACAGTTTTAAGGGAATCTGCTAACTGACACTCACAACGCACTCACAGAGTGGTCACCTCGCCACCCACCACCTAACCCACACACCCATCCTATGTCTGCGGAACACTTTCCATTAGAAAAGTCAGTCTTTCATGGATTCAAAAACTGGTCTTCCCATAGATTACTCTCTTTTGTCCTACTCTTACTCCTTGAAGTATCTCAGAATATGTCTTCCACTGTTTATCATAGGCTGACCCTTCAGTCTCCCTTaagccttctctctctcctctgactTCATGACCATAGTCCCGGAACAACCTTATTCTCACCCTCTGTTCATTATTGTCTGTGAGATGCTCCTCTCTGTAGATATGCCCAGTTAACAAGCCCACTGTGGAATAAAGTCTGAGCACCACACACAAAACAGCACTGGCCAAAGGAGCTGCCTTTGGCAGACTGTGGCTACTCACCTGGAGACACACGGTCCTTCCTCGGGACTGCTATGAGGATCTGGTCCTGAAGAACCCACACCCGATGATTGATATCCTGAATGCTCACCGGCTGAGGCATTTCACTTTTTGACACTGTTGAGAAAGTCAAAATGGAAATTAGTAAGAATGAGAGCACAGAATATCACCCCCTTGTCAATTTTTCGCCCTTGCATGAGGATCTTTACCTTTTAGcattgtggtggtggtgtttcAGAACTGCCAAGGATAGGAGTCCTTTTATGTGCAGACCGACCCCAGGAGAGGACCTGAGTCAGTCCCAAGCCACAGTTTAACCCTGGGTCAGAAGGAAGACTGGTGGCCAGCCCAGCCGGTGACCCCAGTCAGAATCTCTACTCCCAGAACTCACCCAGCACACTTCCTTTCTTGGATGCAGTCTACCTCCAGCAAAAGCAGCTGCACCTATGAATCCTGCTCAGCCCTAGGCCCAGGAACTCTAATATGACAAAGAGTGCCAAAGTCAAAGACCCAGAAGCAAGACAAAATCAGAGGTCACCAGACTTTCCAACATAGGCCACACTGATAATGTTATGAAGGACCCTGTATCCCTACCATTATGAACTATGGCTTCTGCTGCATTTGGGTTTTCTGACAGGCTGTAACAGGGCCCAGGCCTTTTATCCACATGGGCAAGGAAGGAAGTTCTGCCTCACTAGGGCTGGGACTGCCCAACACTCAGGATATTTTCTAGTTCCTGATGCCAGAGGATTTAGTGACTCTTTATGTGAACAGAGTGGTTAAGACTTATCCAAGCACCCTGAAAAATGAGGACATGCTAAGCTTTGAAGAGCAGGAAATATAGTCACAGATACTGAGTTGAGAAACATTATGGGACTTATTCAGGGCCAATGACTCATCTCTGATGCCACAAAATGAAACAATGGAATTATTCCTAAGAGTGGGAGCCCCCAGTAAGTGCACGGTAGACTGAGGAGGGATGGGTCTCTTAAAACCTCTGTAGCTTCTAACCAGTCCTGGTCCACAGACACTATATTCTTGGTCAATTTCAGACCAGAAGCACATTGACTCCAGTGACCCTCCTCCAGCTTCTCAGAGCCACTGTGCATGCTGCTTCTCCACCAAGGAGGTCTTACTGTAGCAAAGCCAGCTCCTGAGCACCCTAGTCACCTCAATGGACTCCTGATCACTATCCCTAGTATAGGTAgcgtgatggttaattttaagtgCCAATTTGACTGGTTTAAGGAATACTTAAAGAACTGGTAATGTGTTAGTTtggggtgtgtctatgagggtgtttccAAAGAAGATTGGTGTGTAAGTCAGTGTACTAGTGGGGAACATCTACCCTCAATGTAAGTGGGATCCATCCAACTGGCCAGGGGCCTGGATGGTgtgaaaaagacagagaaaaggtgATTTTCTGTCTCTCCTAGAGCTGGGACAttctctcctgcccttggacattgtAACTCCAGactttggactccaggacttaaTATCAGCATCTTCCTGGGTTCTCAGACTTTCTATCCCAAAGTGAGAATTACAACATTGGCTTCCTAGTTCTGAGGCTTTAGGACTTGAACTGAGCGTGTTACCTgcatcccagggtctccagcttgcagatggtctgTCATGGaattcctcagcctccaaaattgcATGAGCTTATTCTCCTAATAAATCCCCTTTCATACAAGGGGTcgtcaaaaagttcatggaaaatgtatattatgaaaaaattatgtgtggattttgaattattttgcaccaaaataaactcgtACTAACTTGTTATAAGATGTttgaacaggatctagtttgaggcactaagaaaggtaagacatcagtttgaaaagagcccctCTCAGAGCAACATGAGTTCTTCTAAAACTGAAGcaagaacaaaaatcaaatttatggtgaaatttgggtggacgaatggtgaaatcattgatggcttatgaaaagtttatggggacaatgccccaaagaaatcagcagtttacaatggataactcattttaagaagaagTGAGACAGTATTGAAACTAGCACCTGCAGCAGCAGACCATCCACATCGCTTTGCAAGGAAAAAACTAGTCTTTTtgtgccctaattgaagaggactgaacattaacagcagaaacaatagcccATATCATAgacatctcaattggttcagTCTACACAATtataactaaaaaattaaagttgaagcacggtggtggctcacacctttaatcccagaactttgggaggccgaggcaggcagattacctgaggccaggagttcgagaccatcctggccaacatggtgaaatcctgtctctacacaGGTTTGTCAGTTGACCATGCAGAACCCACTTATACAAAAAGTCAGCCCTCTTTATCCACAGGTTCAACATCTCTCAGTGCTGGTTGGTTGAACCTGCAGATACAAAGCaccaactctgtgtgtgtgtgtgtctgtgtgtctgtgtgtgtgtgcctaaaCACACATCCTACtgattctgtctctctggaggctcctgactaatacagcaggGAAGGAAGCCTGGCTGCCAGATGCCCCAGTGCTCTGAGCTCACAGTACCTGACATTAGGTCTTCAACAAAAGGAAGCTGAAGTAATACTGTTGATGCTCTGCTCCACACCTTCAACAACCTGAGTTCACAACTGCTGTTGGAGATCCTAGCATCTGTCAGCTTCACACCTCTAGAGCTTCCATCTCAGGGGCAACTTCAGTAAGTGGGGAAAGAAACTGGTAGACAAACGTTCAGCCTCCCCATCCTCTGATACGATAACACTGAGGTTTCTCAGAGTTGCCCCATAATAGTAACAAGGTCACTAGCATTTTCTCTATTGGATTTCCTGGAATAACCCCCTAAATGAGTTCCCCACATCCAGGGTCTGCCTTGGGGAGAACCCAAACTAACCCAGTAGTTCGGTGTTCAAAAGCAAAATACTTGTATTCAAAAGATGTGCATTCAAAATCAGATTTCACAACTTTTGGAACTGTGTCCTTGGAGAAATTCTATCACATCCCTGATCCTCAGATGACTCATGTGAAATGCATTACACCTTGCTGGGCTGTCATGTGGGTTAAAGAAGAGCATGAAAAGTCCCCATAAGTGACAGCTTCCTGGAGCAACTGACCTAATGAGTCCCCTTTGTCTGTCACCAAGCTCCAGATTGACCTGTTTAGCTCAGTCAGCGTTTTTTGCTGTGACTACCAATAGATCATCTCGGATCTTGGCTTTTATGCCACTTCATCAATGACTTACCTGGCCAGCAGGAGAATTTCCTCCTGTTTACACCCTATCTCCTTCCCAGATATTCTTACTACATGGTATGATATAAAAGGCCATTAAAATTTCGTCCCAGGTAGCCCCACAGCCATCCCCTCAAGAGTGTGAAATCATGTATAGCCCAAATTTAAAGGTGTACCAGAAATCCCTGAGTCAAAATTAGAATTTGGAATCAAGCTGAGTTTATAAAGAGGAGCTCCCTCAGGTCTCCATTAGCATAAGATGATTTCCATACTCAAAGAAGAAAGTTCGGAGCCTATGACATCAGCCCCACTCTCTCTACACAGAACTGAACCCACATGAATATTTTGGGGGAAGAAGCCCAAGGTCCTTCCATAGATATGAAGATGTAAACAGCCAAAATATATTGGTTTGGATGCTGCACATATGAATGCAAACTCATTTGTGACAACAGCTAAGATGTAGGtcctttaaaattcttatttcatCCCATAGATACTTGGAGCTCTATATGGCCTGGGTACTTAGGCCACAGTGCCATCAATGGAGGTGGTGAGTGCTGTGGAGATACCAGATTGTTCAGGACCTGTACTTATTTCTCTCTAGCATGGAGGAAACATCCTTTATAGCCAAAAGGGTGAATGCTCCTGAGAAAAGACACTGAGCCAAATACGATGAAGGAAACTTCTCGCTCTGCAAGAAAAGAACTCCACAGGAGTAAAGCTTAGAGTTGCAGCCTTATCTCTCTCTTCAGCTATCCAGAACTAGACCTGTCTTGGGATTTCATTCCTTTGTCCATTCCTAT
This Theropithecus gelada isolate Dixy chromosome 13, Tgel_1.0, whole genome shotgun sequence DNA region includes the following protein-coding sequences:
- the IL36A gene encoding interleukin-36 alpha, producing MLKVSKSEMPQPVSIQDINHRVWVLQDQILIAVPRKDRVSPVTISLISCRHVETLEKDRGNPIYLGLNGLNLCLMCAKAGDQPTLQLKEKDIMDLYNQPEPVKSFLFYHSQSGRNSTFESVAFPGWFIAVSSEGGCPLILTQELGKANTTDFGLTMLF